From one Humulus lupulus chromosome 8, drHumLupu1.1, whole genome shotgun sequence genomic stretch:
- the LOC133794683 gene encoding plant UBX domain-containing protein 7-like, which yields MYGASRMRNPSSESNSLIAFRNFDEEMKRPGVWESEQGVASGADNARDNLASLYRPPFHIIFQGSFEKAKGTASSQDKWLLVNLQSTKEFSSHMLNQDTWANEAVSQTISTNFVFWQVMVEVVVFKP from the exons ATGTACGG GGCATCAAGAATGAGAAATCCATCCTCTGAATCAAACTCATTAATTGCTTTTcgtaattttgatgaagaaatgaaACGCCCTGGGGTTTGGGAATCAGAGCAAGGTGTTGCATCAGGAGCAGATAATGCTCGGGATAATCTGGCCTCCTTATATCGACCTCCCTTTCATATAATATTTCAGGGATCATTTGAAAAG GCAAAGGGAACTGCCTCTTCTCAGGACAAATGGCTCTTGGTAAACTTGCAGTCTACTAAGGAGTTCAGCTCACATATG CTTAATCAAGATACATGGGCTAATGAAGCTGTCTCTCAAACGATCAGTACAAACTTTGTCTTTTGGCAG GTGATGGTTGAAGTGGTGGTGTTTAAACCTTGA